The Vidua macroura isolate BioBank_ID:100142 chromosome 27, ASM2450914v1, whole genome shotgun sequence genome includes a window with the following:
- the TCAP gene encoding telethonin — protein MVGPGVVGGSRGLLSARLGCRVQEEDVGRRETFSAEWLDLELSSRPEDGWCRREVDTQRRETLEQRGAVRVLEQRSPWGLLRVGVLGQPLAQHLLPYARTLPVPLFAPSDLRGAKGGIPRTLSRSLSHEAQRG, from the exons ATGGTGGGCCCTGGCGTGGTGGGGGGCTCCAGGGGGCTGCTCTCGGCCCGCCTGGGCTGCCGTGTCCAGGAGGAGGACGTGGGCAGGAGAGAGACCTTCAGCGCCGAGTGGCTGGACCTGGAGCTCAGCTCCCGGCCCGAGGACGG GTGGTGCCGGCGGGAGGTGGACACGCAGCGCCGGGAGACGCTGGAGCAGCGCGGGGCCGTGCGGGTGCTGGAGCAGCGCTCGCCCTGGGGGCTGCTGCGGGTGGGGGTCCTGGGGCAGCCCCTggcccagcacctcctgccctaCGCCCGCACCCTCCCCGTGCCCCTCTTCGCCCCCTCGGACCTCCGCGGTGCCAAGGGAGGGATTCCCCGCACCCTCTCCCGCTCCCTCTCCCACGAAGCCCAGCGGGGCTGA